From the Lysinibacillus fusiformis genome, the window ACTTTCATCGAAGCTAATATTTTTTTCTTTTAAAACATTTGGACTAACAATTGCAATTTCAGACCCGTTAACATTAGCCACTAACCCTTTACCTGTTAAATTTTTAAAACCTTTTACTTCAGATACTTTTATATTTTGCTTCTTACCCTCTTTTACAATTCCCTTTGCTATTGGATGTTCAGATTGAATTTCTACAGAGTAAGCAAGCTTTAATAATTCTTTTTCGCTAACCCCTGTAACTGGATGAATATCCGTTATACCAAAATTACCTTCAGTTAAGGTACCAGTTTTATCAAACACAATTCTATTGATTTTAAATGCGTTTTCAAATGAAGTACGATTCCTAATTAATAAACCCTTCTTAGCAGCAATAGATGTAGAACGTGATGTTACTAAAGGAGTAGCTAGACCTAAAGCATGAGGACAAGCAATTATTAAAACTGTCACCATTCTTTCTAATGCAAAATCAAAGTCATCTGTTGACCACCAATAAACCAGTGTGATAATACCTGCAACAATAGCGACATAGAATAACCATTTAGCGGCTGTATCAGCAAATCCTTGAGCTTTTGATTTAGTTTTTTCTGCATCGCTTACTAATTGGATTACTTGTGCAAGATAAGTGTCACTGCCTGTTTTACTAACATTTATTTTTAGTACACCCTCTCCATTAATTGAACCCCCAATGGCCTCCATACCTACCTTTTTTTCAATAGGAATTGATTCCCCAGTTAACATCGATTCATCAACTGTAGAGTGTCCTTCAAAAACTATTCCATCAATGGGAATTTTCTCGCCTGGTTTTACTAGTATTTGATCACCTGGTTTTAAATCTTCAACAGATACTTCAATAAGGTTGCCTGATGCATCTAACTTATGAGCTTCTTTAGGCATTAATTTAATTAACTCTTCTAATGCTTTTGAAGCACCCATTATTGATCTCATTTCGATCCAATGTCCAAGAAGCATAATAACAATTAAGGTTGCTAATTCAAAAAAGAAGTCACTTCCTTCAATGAAAAATGCTGTTAGTGAACTATAGACATAAGCTGTTACGATAGCAAGAGTAATTAATAGCATCATCCCAGGAGTTCTATTTTTCAATTCACTCCATGCTCCAAGTAAAAATGGTTTTCCTCCATAGAAAAAGACTATTGTTGAAAGTAAGAATAGTAATAATGTGTCACCAGCAAAATTTACTTTATATCCAAGAAGCATCTGAATCATCATGGATAAATATGATATTGGAATCGTTAATACTAAAGATACCCAAAACCTTTTCTTAAAATCAGAAATCGAATGACCATGGTGTTTGTTGTTACCCTCGCTTTGATTATGTTGATGATGATTGTGTTCATTATTTTTCTTATTGTTAGGGCTGTAATTTTCATGAACATCTTGCATATGATTTGTTATTGGTTCATGCGAAACATTATGATTGTGGATGTGGTCTCTTTTTTCTTTTCTCTCCATCAAATATCACTCCTCTAAATATAAATCAGATGTGTACTATTTTTTTAGTGAATGTTCCCTCATTTTTCTTGAATTCATTTCTCCTAGGTTTCCTAGAAAAAATATTTCTTATTTAATCTTAATTTACCCCAAAGTTATGCAAAAATTATGAATTGTAATTTGAATAAAATTATTATTTAACAAAAAAAGAATGAGGATAAAAATGTACCTCATTCTTTGTCTTAATTTATATTAATTTCTTCTTTCGAATAAACTTTAAATAGATGAATAGGACGAAAATAAACATTACGCTAAATTTTGTGTACACCGATGCATCCTGATTTAAATTCGAGTCCTCTGTGTCTTTATGAGTTACATTTTTATTTATTTTACTATTGGCATTTTCTAACTGAAAAGATGCGATAGTATCCTGATTTTGATTTAATAGCTCTAAATGACCCTTTCCAGAGATTCTTTGACTAACTGTTTCATGTTGTAAAACTATATAATCGAGTTTTTCTTTGGTCTTAAAGGACATTTCATCAATT encodes:
- a CDS encoding copper-translocating P-type ATPase — translated: MERKEKRDHIHNHNVSHEPITNHMQDVHENYSPNNKKNNEHNHHQHNQSEGNNKHHGHSISDFKKRFWVSLVLTIPISYLSMMIQMLLGYKVNFAGDTLLLFLLSTIVFFYGGKPFLLGAWSELKNRTPGMMLLITLAIVTAYVYSSLTAFFIEGSDFFFELATLIVIMLLGHWIEMRSIMGASKALEELIKLMPKEAHKLDASGNLIEVSVEDLKPGDQILVKPGEKIPIDGIVFEGHSTVDESMLTGESIPIEKKVGMEAIGGSINGEGVLKINVSKTGSDTYLAQVIQLVSDAEKTKSKAQGFADTAAKWLFYVAIVAGIITLVYWWSTDDFDFALERMVTVLIIACPHALGLATPLVTSRSTSIAAKKGLLIRNRTSFENAFKINRIVFDKTGTLTEGNFGITDIHPVTGVSEKELLKLAYSVEIQSEHPIAKGIVKEGKKQNIKVSEVKGFKNLTGKGLVANVNGSEIAIVSPNVLKEKNISFDESTYEKLAQQGKTVIFILKDNVFLGMIALADIIRDSSYKVIKELSDLGIETVMMTGDNVRVAKYVGEKLGMTKVIAEVLPHEKANKVKGLKEENSKVAMVGDGVNDAPALAESDLGIAIGAGTDVAIETADVVLVNSNPEDILNTLKLSKASHKKMVQNLGWAAGYNILAIPLAAGVLYSVGIVITPAIGAAVMSLSTIICAINAQLLKIE